The genome window CTCTGGTAGTGCAAAAACTGTAAAACTACTACATGACTACGCAACAGAAGAGCAGCGTCGCGAGTTTTACACGATATAACGATAACGGCATTGCCTAAGATAAAATGGAGGATATATCATGAACAGACGTTTTCGATTCATAAAAATTATGCTGTGCATTTTTACATGTGCAGTGTTAGGGAAAAATGCACAGGCAATGCTTAAACCCAAGAGGTTTAGTATGCCGTCAAATACGCATTCTCAAAGAATAAAGTTGCAAGTCCCTAAAATAGGGGCGTCGAAGATTGTAAAAATGGGTGTTCCAACATCACAGTCATGGTTGCAGTCATTGAAACGACCGTTTTCTGGGACGTTGTTTCAACAGCCCAAACCTGTTCCTGTACAGGTGGCTAAGAAAGATTTGCCTAAGCTTGTAACTTTCGTGCAAAAAAGTGGTTTTGCAACAAACCCTAGTAATAAGGGCCCTATATCAGATTCTCCATGGTACAAGAAGGCTTTTGCTCGATTTAAATTTAATCTTAGCCTTTGTAGGCAAGGTACTAATTTAAAGTTTGTTACCGGAAAGAACGTTGGAAATTATTTGCAAAAAAACAGAGTTAGTGGTTTAAGTGATAAAGATTATGGGTTACTGCTTTTTACTGGCGTAAATACAAGTGGTAGTTTGCTACATGAGGCGGTTCGCTCTGATAGGGAAAGTGTGGTTAAAATGTTACTCGAGTATGGTGAAAGTGTTAATACAAAAGATGATTGTGGTAGAACTCCTTTGTTTTACGCACAGAGTAAAGGCGTTGTAAAAGCATTATTCGAGTATGGAGCAGAGGTTGATGTTCGAGATAATCATGGCGACACCCCATTATGGTGGGCGCTTCAGTGTGGTAGTTTAGAGCATGTTAAGGCACTGCTTGAGTGTGGAGCAAATGCTAACGATCGAGATGATGATGACGCCACTCCATTACATTCTTTGTTGAGAACTTCTGGTGGACTATGCGAAAGATCAGATGATGAGAAGATACTAATTATTAAGGCACTACTTGAGCATGGGGCAAATATTAATGCTCAAGATAAGTACGGCTGCACCCCATTGCATGCTGGGATTTGTGCTTTTAATAGGTCACGTTTTGTTAAGTACTTACTTGAACATGGAGCAGGTGTTAATGTTCGAGATAAGAAGGGCCGTACCCCATTAGATAGAGCATTTGAGATAGCAGATGATAGAGAAGTTGATTTTCCGCAAGACACCATATTCATTCAAGAGGATAAAAAGGTTATCGACATATTGCTTCAATACGGAGGAGTTCAATATGGGGCACGAAGCGGAGCAAGGTCAAACCAAAGAGCGGCACATTCAAGACATGCAAGAGATACGAGTGATGCCCTCGTTGAATTAGGCTTTGAGCG of Campylobacterota bacterium contains these proteins:
- a CDS encoding ankyrin repeat domain-containing protein; amino-acid sequence: MNRRFRFIKIMLCIFTCAVLGKNAQAMLKPKRFSMPSNTHSQRIKLQVPKIGASKIVKMGVPTSQSWLQSLKRPFSGTLFQQPKPVPVQVAKKDLPKLVTFVQKSGFATNPSNKGPISDSPWYKKAFARFKFNLSLCRQGTNLKFVTGKNVGNYLQKNRVSGLSDKDYGLLLFTGVNTSGSLLHEAVRSDRESVVKMLLEYGESVNTKDDCGRTPLFYAQSKGVVKALFEYGAEVDVRDNHGDTPLWWALQCGSLEHVKALLECGANANDRDDDDATPLHSLLRTSGGLCERSDDEKILIIKALLEHGANINAQDKYGCTPLHAGICAFNRSRFVKYLLEHGAGVNVRDKKGRTPLDRAFEIADDREVDFPQDTIFIQEDKKVIDILLQYGGVQYGARSGARSNQRAAHSRHARDTSDALVELGFERGDSPTHAQVKRAYRKLALEHHPDARGDANKFKKIQAAYDSLKDDYQEPI